The Candidatus Stygibacter australis genome contains the following window.
AAGGATCAGGAGAGAATGAAGTTATCTGGTGGTTAAGCTTCGAAGTATACCGTCAGCAATTTGGGATAAAAAAATAACCGGGAACGAGTCCCGGTTATTTTTTTATCCAATTTCTAAGATTTAGAATGTGGTGCCGAACTGGAAGTGTGGTTCCCAGGTACCATCAGCAAGATTATAGGCATAATCAAAACCGATCAAGCCAAAGGGGATGATTTGGTGATGGAATGTGAGAGCAGGTCAAAGCTTTCTTGAATCTTTCTGCCTTGATTTCTAATTACCAGTGATAAAAGTTTCTGACTTCACTTTCACTGATCATACCATTTTCACCAACTGCAACAATTTTCCAGAAATACATTGAATTATTATGCAAATTATTTACAGAAGTATTGAATTCTCGATCTGATTCAGGATATGGAGAATTGATAATATCATAACTACAGTTAAATAGCATTCCAGCAATAATGATCAGCAACAGTAAGAAAAATATAGGTTTCCTTTTTGATGTAAAACCAGCTAAAAGAATCATACCAGATAGAAATGGAAGCTTCTTTTTAATTGGAAATACATTTTCTGTATCATTAACAACAATTGATTGGTAATCTGCAAAGAATTCATCAAGTGAATATTGTAAAATGTAGTAATCACTATTTCCTTTCCAAGAGAAAGTAACTTCCTGACTTGATATAACAGAGTTCTTCTCTGGCGAAGTTAATTGCAGCTGACAAAATAAAGAAGGTAATTCATAATAATTTTCTCCTTTATTCAACTTTTCTGCTACATCGATGATGACGGTTTCTTCATAATTGTGAAAGTTGAAAACATACACCTTAAGATTGATCAAATCACAAACAGTAGAAAACAAAGTTGGAGTACATCCCGTTTGATGTGTGGCTTCAAGTATTTCCTTCATCAGCTCAATTGATGGATTTTTTGTGTTTGTAAAAAGATATTGTGCTATTTGATAACGATAGCAATTATCCCATTGAGAATTACTATTACAAAGATAAAAATTTGTCATTACCTGGAATTCTTCTTCTTTTTCCAGAAAAACAACATCATTTTCGCCATATTCAATAATAACCGAATTGCCATTTGTATCCGCCCACATTGAATGCCCGTTCCAGTGTCTTGTGAAATATGTGGAATACAAATCAATCACTTCATTGACATTAGTACATTCGGCAAGTGCTTTTTCGCATAATTCACCTTTTATCTCAGGCTTGTTGTACACATTGTAAATATCAAAGCGTTCAGGCAGAGATGCACCTTCATACCACAGCCCTTTCTCATTGATCCCACAAGCGTTCTGGAATCCCTGGCTAACTTGATAACCAAAATAAATAGTGCCGTATTTTGATTCTTTTGAAGGGATTACTTTAATTCGTGTGGCAATGTTATTCCAGTCTTTGTTTCCACCAGCGAGAACAATGGAATCATTTGCTACACTGATTACTGTGCATGCGTAAGCGAATGATATCAAGCAAAGAAAGAATCCAATTAATCCAAACTTACAGGTAGTCATAGATTCTCCTTCAAAAGTTTAATACCTATCTGCAGAGAAAGAGTCTGGTTATTTATACTATTGCCATCAATGCATATTATCCCTTGTTGAAATCTCAATTCCATAGAAAGATATCGGAATTCAAAACCAGTTGCAGCAAGAAGGCAAATATCGTAAAAGCCAATATTATCCAAAATTCCGGTATCATTTAAGGCAAGAGTATTAATTGCAAATGAAGAACCGCAGGAAATAGTGGGCGTTATGGCAGTTGAATTGAAGAATTTGTATTTGCAGGCAAAAGGTAATTCAAGATAAACAATGACATTATGTTGATCAATATCACCGATAGTGTTTACATAGCTACCTTTGGTTGTCAATAATAGTTCGGAATCAAAAGCAAAATGCTGGTTAATATCATAGGTGATGAAGCCACCGATTATAAAACCGGGTATATTGCTGACACCCTTACCGTAGATATCATTACCAGTGAAACGAGATGAATTGTAGCCAATTTTTAAACCTGTTGCATTAAAACTTAGAGCGGATAGAGAACAGATATTTAGCAATATGAAGATAATCAGAAACCGGTTCATAACTTCCTCTCGCTAATCCAGGATGTGATAAACTTGAGGAGTTCTACTGAAATACTTTCTTCTATTTTGCCATATTCCTCCGGTTTTCCAGTTACAGCATTTTGCATATAATGGTTAAGTCCAGGCATTTCAATGACTTTATAACCCCACTTACTTCCGCTTTCAAGTGCATCAATAACAGCTTGCAAGTTTCCTTCAGGGGGTACTTGCCAGTCTTTTTCTCCAAATAGAGCCAATACAGGGCATTTTACTTTTTGCAAAACAACTCCCGGATCAGATCTAATGCTGTATTTAAACCAGGGAGAAAGAAATCTTTGAATTGCAGCATCAATCTGGCTTGATGAAATTCGACTGTCAAAATTCTGGTATAGCGCTTTGATTTCCTTTTCAGCTTTTTCATCAGAGATGCTTTGTGATATTACAGAAATGACGGCACGCTGTAATTTCAATTTTCGTTCAATTTCCAGTTCAGAAGCTCCCATGGCTCTACTCATTGAAGCCTCAAATTGATAGTTATATTCATCTCCTTTAAGACCAGGGCTTGCCATTAGAATAATGAAGGCAATTTCAGGGTCATCGGCAGCCACTAAAGAAGCAATCAATCCACCTTCACTATGTCCCAGGAGTCCAATATTACTAATGTATTCCTTACTCTGCAAAAACTTTACAGCCGATTTTACATCAATAGCAAAATCAGCAGTTGTAGCGGTTTCTCTACCCTGAATCTCATCGTAGCGCAATACTGCAATTCCCTGGCGGGTCAAATAATCGGCAATAACAAAAAAGGGTTTATGCCCAAAAAATGTATTATCCCGATCATGGGTTCCTACTCCTGGAATTAGGATGACTGCAGAACAGCTTTTTATACTGTCCGGAATAGTGAGAGTGCCGGAAAAACTCAATCCATCATGCTCGAAGACAACTTCTTGAGAACTATATGGGAACGGAGGTTTTGGTGTTTGGGGTCTGTGGGGCAGGGCAATTTCATCAACCAATTGCAATGCAAGAGGCATTTTTCTTTTCATTTGTTCCCAATTACCTGTGATTTTATTTTCGCTATATACTGCGCTGAAATTAAGCTGCATTTCTGAGGATGAAAGTTCAATATTAGGAAAATTAATTTCAATCTTTACTTCCTGTTGCGATTCAGATTGGTCAGGGAAGACGATGTGAGCAATATTATCTTCATTGCTGCTGATAATGATGATGATCCTGAATTTAAAAGCCGGGAATTCAACAGCTCCTGACCAGATACCTGATAAATCAGTATCAATTTCTGAGTTTGCATAAAGTGAATTTGGCAAACATGACAAAAAAAGGACAAAAAAAAGTGCACAAATACATAGTTTCATTGTAACTCCTAAATTTAATATTAAAATGTTAAAAAAGATGGAGCAGGTCTTATACAAATAATCCAGAACTCGGAGGAAATGCTCATCTGATAAGACCTGCTTGAAAAATTATTCTGTTTCGATGATTACTTTCTGGTTCCAGGCGATTATTGCCGCTGGTAAACTGTGTGCCAGGTAAAGCAGAAATGCAGCCAGCACAACGTCAATTGGACCAAATCCAATAAAATTGAAAACATAGATCATCACCAGACATATGATAGTAAATATGGAATATGAAATCGTGGTTGCCTTGAAAACTAATTCTGTTTCTCGCTCATCTAAATCCTTATAAGCTGAATGGGTCAGCTTCCATAAATGCGATTTGCCAAAGGCTATATGGAAACTGAAAACTATTCCTGATAAAGGTAATAGGTTAGTGGAAAGATAGATCAGGGGAAATACTCCGGCTTTGACCAGGTAAAATATGCTCAAAAACAGGATAAAACTCAGGTAGTTTATCACCAGTGCCTTACGGCGTTCACTCTGCAATTCTTTCATCATTGCCTCCTTTTAAATTCTTTAATTCTACGCTTAATGGTTTCATCGGCTGAGTGGAAAAAATCATTTCAACCGGAAGATTGAAGTATTCACTTAGTTTAAAAGCCAGGTCAAGACTTGGGTTGTATTCTTCTCTTTCCAGATAGCCGATGGTTTGAAAATTAACACCAATACTGTCTGCGAGTTCTTTACGAGAGACATTTCTCTCGCTTCTGAGAACAGCGATTCGGTTAAAGATTTTTCTTGATTTCATAAACACCTCGTTTTTTACTCTGTGACAAAGCAATGCCACCCTATATATTATGTCAAGCATAATGTTGTAAAAATACAACAATA
Protein-coding sequences here:
- a CDS encoding outer membrane beta-barrel protein, which translates into the protein MNRFLIIFILLNICSLSALSFNATGLKIGYNSSRFTGNDIYGKGVSNIPGFIIGGFITYDINQHFAFDSELLLTTKGSYVNTIGDIDQHNVIVYLELPFACKYKFFNSTAITPTISCGSSFAINTLALNDTGILDNIGFYDICLLAATGFEFRYLSMELRFQQGIICIDGNSINNQTLSLQIGIKLLKENL
- a CDS encoding alpha/beta hydrolase — translated: MKLCICALFFVLFLSCLPNSLYANSEIDTDLSGIWSGAVEFPAFKFRIIIIISSNEDNIAHIVFPDQSESQQEVKIEINFPNIELSSSEMQLNFSAVYSENKITGNWEQMKRKMPLALQLVDEIALPHRPQTPKPPFPYSSQEVVFEHDGLSFSGTLTIPDSIKSCSAVILIPGVGTHDRDNTFFGHKPFFVIADYLTRQGIAVLRYDEIQGRETATTADFAIDVKSAVKFLQSKEYISNIGLLGHSEGGLIASLVAADDPEIAFIILMASPGLKGDEYNYQFEASMSRAMGASELEIERKLKLQRAVISVISQSISDEKAEKEIKALYQNFDSRISSSQIDAAIQRFLSPWFKYSIRSDPGVVLQKVKCPVLALFGEKDWQVPPEGNLQAVIDALESGSKWGYKVIEMPGLNHYMQNAVTGKPEEYGKIEESISVELLKFITSWISERKL
- a CDS encoding helix-turn-helix transcriptional regulator, with translation MKSRKIFNRIAVLRSERNVSRKELADSIGVNFQTIGYLEREEYNPSLDLAFKLSEYFNLPVEMIFSTQPMKPLSVELKNLKGGNDERIAE